The Rhizobium sp. BG4 genomic sequence CGCCATGCAGGAAGTCGGCCGCGCCGATATCGGTGCCGGCATTGGTGATGATGTCGTCGCCTTCGCCACCGTGGACGTGGTCGACGCCGTAGCCGGCTTCTAGTGTGTCGTTGCCGCCATAGCCCCAGATCGTGTCGTCGCCTTCGCCGGCGATGATCGTATCGTCTTCTTCGGTGCCGCCCATGACGACGTGGTCGCCGCCGTGATAGGCCATGTAGTCGAGGTCGCCGTCACCATCGGTGTCGCGGCGCACGACCAGCGGGGTGAGGGCCTGCAGGATCGGATCGGTGAAGATCGGGTCATCGCCGACCTGTTTGCTCTCATCCATTTCAAGCGTGTAGTCGGGTGTCGAGAAGATGTCGCCCGGCAGAGAGGTGGAGCCCGCGCCGAGATCGGTGTTGCGCATGATGATCTTGCTCAGCGAGTTGTTTTCCAGCTCGTTGAGAAGGTTCAGGCCCTGGACACGCGAGAGATAGTAGAAGCGGTCGGATTCCTGCAGGTTTTCCATCTGCAGTTCGAAGACGAAGGAGAAGGTGGAGCCCAGCATGCCGCCGAAGTCCATCTTCTTCTCGGCAAGGCCGCCGATCCAGAGGTCGATGTCGTTCAGGCCGGTCTCGGCATTCGCCCAGGCGCCGGTCGAGTTCAGGAAGTCGAGGCGGTCGGACGGTGCGCCTGCCGTGCCGAGCACGATGGAGGCTGCCGCGGCGCGCTTGGCGTCGAGCGACGTTGCGCCGGTGATCGAGGAATGCGTGCCGTAGGCGGCGATGAAATTGACGATCGAGGCGGTGTTCTGCAGGTTCAGCGCAAAGTCCGTCCAGCTGACATAGGGCTTCAGCTGCGTATCCTGGCCGGCGGCCTGATAGAACTGCGCACGCGCCTCGTTGAGCGTCGGCAGGCCGACGTCGCGGCCGCGGGCGATGTTGAGGGCTGCAAGGTCGAGCGGGATGCCGACCAGCTGGTTGCGCAGCACGTCGGTGACGAATTCATCGATCTCGTTGCCGCCCTGGCGGGTCATGCCGCGGATGATCGCGCCGGCTGCCTGGTCGTGATCGATCAGTACGTCGCCGTTGGCATCGACCTCGCCGAGTTCGAGCGGGTTCAGGAAGCCGTCGAAGAGCGTGATGTTGTCGAAGCTGAAGGTGCCGTCGGGATTTTCGACGAGACGGTCGATATCCTGGTTCAGCATCGAGTGACCGAAGCGGTAAACCGCGTGGGCGAATTCGGCAAAGATCGCCGGGTTGATATCGGTCGACGGTTCGAAGAGGAAGGCGTCGATATCCGGCTGCATCTTGCGGCCGAATTCTTCGAAGACCAGATGCTGATACTGCATTTCGGTCGTGAAGCGGCCGGCCTGGAAGAGGCGCTCGCCGTTCCAGACAAGGCCTTCGAGCTCGGCTTCGGTGGTCGGCAATGTGGTGATCGGCTCAAGGAGCCACTGGTTGATGAAGACCAGATCAGCGCTGTCGAGGACCACCTGCTTCGTCTGCTCGACGACGCTGTTGTGTTCCGAATGGAAGATGTGGTGGATCGAGGTGAGGCCGATATTCTCGTTACCGCGGCCGTCGCCGGTGATGTAGTGGGCGTCGAGCAGCTCGTCGTCATAGGCGGTCTGCTGGCCGCGGGTGTTGAAGCCACCGGAATAACCGACGGCATCGTCGCCATCGGCCTGCAGCACGCCACCGGCGATGACCGGCACTGCGGCATGGGCGATATCGTCGAGGAAGGCATGGCCGATGCGAACGGCGCCGGCTGTGCTGACCGGGGCGCCCGGCGTGCCGGAGACGACGATGTCGTCAGCCGTGTTCGGGATGCCGTCGGCGCCAATGCCGGTGATGACCTGTGCGAAGCCGTTGGCATCGGGGATGAAGCGGCCATAGGGATCGGTGCGCAGCAGCGGAATGTTGGTGACATCGGCATCCGTCAGCTCGATGCCGAGCATCTCGCGGGCCTGTTCCTTGATGTCGGCCCAGGTCGGCAGGCCGCGGGCGCCGTCGAGCAGGTTGCCGGTCGCGACCGGCTTGCCTTCGTGCATGACATATTCGCGCAGGAAGACCTGATGCGAGGCATGCGAGGTATAGGTCTGGTTCTGGTCGACCCAGGGGGTCGTGGTGTTGGCGGCGACTTCGCCGTCGGCGTCGCGGCTGGCGCGGGTCAGAACCATGAAATTGGTATGCGGCGATGCCGGATTGTAAAGCGGGTCGTCCGGCGACAGCGGGATATAGACCGTGCCGGCGCCGCCCTTGGCCACGAGATCGAGGCCGTGGTCGAAGAACTGGCCGAACAGTGTGAACATCGAATTGTAAGGTGCGGAGTCGCCGATATCGGGCGAGACGTTTTCGAAGGTGTAGACGTAGACCGGCGTGCCGGCCGCAGCGAGAACGGTGCCGTCGGGACCGATCACGTCATTCGCATGGACGACGGCGGCGCCGTTGGCGTCCTGCATCGGCGCGCGGGTCGCCGTCTTGCCCTCGGCGAGCATGGCGTCATAGACCATGATCGCGGCCGGGTTATTGCTGGTCTGATCGACGATCAGGTTGGAGATGATGCGCGGATCGGCATCGACGACGGTGCCCGGGCCGACGGCGCTGGGAGTTCCCGGCGTATAGTTGCCGTTGGTGAGGACCGATCCCGGACCGAATGCCAGCGTGTCATCGTTCTCGTTGAGGTAGTTCGGCTGCACCAGCGGCGTGAACGGCTGGTCGGCTGCGCCCCAGGTTTCCTTGCCGTCGAGCAGATTATTGTAGCTGCCGTCGACTGTCCTGAGACCGTAAGGCAGGAGATGTGCCTGCGGCGCACCGGTGCCGGTCGCGCCGGCGGCTTCGCCGGCTTCGGCGACGAGTGCTGCGAGGTCGCCACCGGCCGCATGCTGTTCGGCGATGGCGATCTGCTTCAGGATGAATTCGAGGTCGTGTCTTACAAGCGTTACCATTTTCCCCTCCGTCGGCGCGCTGTCCCGGCGCCTGGTTTTTCGCAAACTTGTCCTGTCCGCCGGATCGCGCTGCGAAGCCGGCGGGGTTGAATTGCCCCTGATGTTTCAAGAAGCCCGCCTTGCACGGCTGGCTTGGGATGATGCGATCTTGCGGAAAATTGCCGGGGTTTTGAACGGCGCATGGTCGGACGATGTTTTCGATGTTCGTCCACCGGCGGAGCAGGTCTTCGGTCCTTATTACTCCGGGAGCAAAGTCCTATGATGAATTGGCCTTTGGTCTGATAGAATCGGCCTGCACCTATAGTATAAAAATGGTCCTTTCTTTCGCGCCGCAATACTGCGACGATAGAGGCCTGATCGGCATTGGGGGACGTTTTGCCGAGTGAATACTTTGGGGTGGGGATATTAACGTGCATGAAGAGGTGAAGGAGCCAGCGCAGCAGCGCTCGCCGCTGTTCACGCATGTGATCGCCTGGGTGACGCACCGGACGCTTTCGACGCAGTTTCTGATTGCGAGCGGGCTTGTCATCCTGATCGCCACGCTCTCGGCTGGCTATCTGACGACGCGGCTGGTGTCCGACAAGGCGCTGAACAGCAAGGCGGGGACGACAGCACTTCTGGTGCAGAGCCTGACGGAGGCGGAGGTCCAGGCGCTGGCGCTCTCGAAGGTTCTTCCGGCGGCCAGCATTACGCTGCTCGATTCATTGTTCGACGGCCCGGATTTCAAGGCGCGGTTTCCGCATATCGAGATATGGGCACCCGACGGTACCGTCGCTTACTCGCGGACCAAGCAGATGATCGGCCATCGGTTCAGTTTTCCGGAGGGCCTGAAGCGCGCCCTCAAAGGTGATATCGTTGCCGTCTATGCGGACCTTCATGCCGATGAGCATACATTCCGCAACATCGACACCCAGTATCTTGAGATATACAGCCCGCTGCACGACCAAGCCTCGGGGAGAATTATCGGTGTCGCCGAGATACACGAGGATCCGAGTGGCTTCGCCGGCGAAGTCGCGCGCCTGCGGATCGTCACCTGGACGACCGTCGCGCTGTTTTCCTTCGTTGTCATGCTCGGCCTGTTCCTGATCGTCAGGCGCGGCAGCCGGACGATTGAGACCCAGCGCCATGCGCTGAGCCATCGCGCCGAGGAGGCGGAGCTTGCCTCGAAGGAGCTGATGGAGCTGCGCGATACGGCGCGGCGGGCCTCGATGGAGCTCGCCAACATGAATGAGACCTTCATCCGCCGCATCGGCGCCGATCTGCATGATGGTCCCGTTCAGCTGATGACGCTCGCCATCCTGCAGCTCGACGAGCTGCGGGACCTGACCCGCAAGGATGAGCGCGACAGGGCTCTCGACGCGACGAACAAGGCGCTGGGGGAAGCGCTCATCGAAACGCGCGCGGTGACGAAGTCGCTGCTCCTGCCGGAGATCCTGCATCTCTGGGCCAAGGATGTGGTGGCCGAAGCGATCAAGCAGCACGAGGCGCGCACGCGAACCAAGGTCGCCTTCACCTCAAGCGGCACGAATGCCGATCTGCCCCCGGCGCTGAAGACGTGCATCTACCGCTTCGTGCAGGAGGGGCTCAACAATGCCTACCGACATGCCGGCGCCAACGGTCAGCGTGTCCGATGTCGGATCGACATGCCGGTCATCTCGATTTCGGTCGAGGATGACGGTCTGCCTCCGGGGACGCTGCCGCTTGCGGCGCGCGAAGGGGGAATGGGCCTTTACGGCCTTCGCCAGCGCATCGAAAGCTTCGGCGGGTCGCTGACCATCGGCAAGCGCCCGGATGGCGGCATGGTGCTGGCGATGACGCTGGAACTGCAGCAGGCGGATGCCGCCGCCCATTGAGCCGGAACTAGCCGAATTGATAGGTAGCTATAAGCATAGATGTGGCATAGACACAAATACGATGAAGTTAACCAAGCATTAAAATCCAGCTTTATGTTTTGCTCTGATTACATTAGAGCTGTTGGATAGAAAGACGAGGGGGTTATTCGTCATCATGTCTATCTCGGTCGCGTTCGTAGATGATCATCCAATATTACTGGATGGACTGGTTAATCTTTACTCCGCTAAGGATGACCTCCGGGTCACGGCGCGCGGGGAGAATGCCATCGACGCCCTGAAGATCGTCGAGGAGCATCGTCCCGATGTCCTCGTCACCGATCTCAGCATGCCGGGCGACACGCTGGCGGCGCTTGAGCTGATCCAGAAGAACTACGAAGGCACCAAGGTCGTGGTCTTCACGGCGACCGCCAATATCGACACGGCGATCCAGGTTCTCAATCTCGGCGTCTGCGGCTATGTGCTGAAGGGCAGCACGGCACGCGATCTCTACGAGGCGATCAAGACCGTCCATGACGGCAGCACTTTCATCACGCCGGGCTTTGCCACCAAGGTCATCCTGTCGATGAAGACGGCGGAAATCCGCCGCAAGGCGCAGATGCAGAAGCGGCTCAGCGCCCGCGAGGAGCAGATCGTCAACTACCTGCTGCAGGGCAAGACCAACCGCGAAATCGCCAGCATGCTCGATATCAGCGAGAAGACCGTCAAGCACTACATGACGCTGCTGATGCAGAAACTCGACGCCCGCAATCGCGTCGAAGTCGTGCTCGCGGCGCAGAAGCTGCAGGCGCCGGTCGAGACCAGCGCTCCGTCCTCGATGCTTCTCTCCTGAGCTGAGAAACTAGGCCGGCAATGCTGCCGGCTGGCCGCGGCCGAGCGAGAAGCGGATGCGGTATTCGGCCGGCGAAAGGCCGAGAATCTTCCTGAAAACCTTCCGGTATGTCTTCGGATCCTCGTAGCCGCTTTGCCAGGCCACCTGCTCGATCGTCATATGCGACCGCTCCAGCAACTCGCGGGACTTGGCGATCCGCAGGCGCTGGCAGTATTCGGTCGGATTGATGCCCGTCGCCTTCTGGAAGCGGCGCAGGAAGGTGCGCTCGCCAAGCCCGGCGCGCTCGGCCATGGCAAGCAGCGTCAATCCTTTCACGTTCGTCCCATGTAGCCAGTGCTGGATCTTCAGGATCACGGTGTCGCCATGATCGAGCTTCGGCGAGAAGGTGGCGTAGTAGCTCTGCTCGCGGGCGCCGGGATCAACCAGCATGAAGCGCGCGGTCGCCAGCATGACGCTCGAGCCCATCAGCCGGTCTACGAGTTTCAGCCCGAGATTGATCCAGGCCATCATGCCGCCGGCAGTCATGATATCGCCCTCGTCGATGATCAGCTTGTCGGTATTGACGCCGACATCGCCGTAGCGACTGGCGATTAGCTCCTGATGCGACCAGTGGGTGGTGATCGTGCGGCCGGAGGCGAGCCCGGTTTCTGCGAGCAGATAGGCGCCGCCGCAGACCGAGCAAATCGTCGTACCCTCGGCGTGGCGGGCGCGGATCCAGCCGGGAAGGCCGCCCATGCGGCGGCCGACCGGCAGGTCGTTCAGCGTTGGCGGCAAGATCAGCGCCATCAGCTTCTCGCCGGTGCCGGGCTGGCTTTCGAACATCTTGCGGACGGAACCATCCTCCTGCAGGTGCCAGTGGCTGACGCGCACCTGCGGCGCGGTCTCGCTGTGCTCGGCCGCCTGCATGCCGGCCACCTGGAACATGTCGGTCAGACCATAGATCGCCGACATCAGGGCACCCGGATAAATGACGATGCCGATATCCACCGGCGCGTCCAAAGCCGCTTTTGTCAATTCCGCCCCCATCGTTGTCAGCTTCGCCCGTCGAGAGCCTAGGCCCGCGGGTCTATCAAATCAACCAGCGCACCGGACAGGACGCGACGAGATCTGAGAGACCAACCGGAGGACAGGACAATGGCACAGGCAACCGCAGCAACCGCAATGATTTCCCGCAGAAACATGCTGGCCGGCGCATTCGGCGCAGCAGCGACGGCAACCGCACTTTCCACCATCGCAACCCCAGCCAAGGCCGAAACGAAGGCCAACCAGAGCAACGAAGGAACACGGACCATGGGCAGCAGGATCATCACCCGCGACGGCGTCGAGATCTATTACAAGGACTGGGGCAAGGGCCAGACGGTCATCCTCAGCCACGGCTGGCCGCTTTCGGCCGACAGCTGGGAAGCGCAGGCCTTCCATCTCGCCAATAACGGCTTCCGCGTCATCACCCATGACCGCCGCGGTCACGGCCGGTCCAGCCAGCCGTGGGACGGCAACGACATGGACCACTATGCCGATGACCTCTCCGATCTCATCGGGCAGCTCGATCTCAAGGAGATCATCCTGATCGGCTTTTCGACCGGCGGCGGCGAGATCAGCCGCTATATCGGGCGCCATGGCACAGGCCGCGTCGCCAAGGCCGGCCTCATCTCCGCCGTGCCGCCGCTGATGGTCAAAACAGACAAGAACCCGGGCGGCCTGCCGAAGGAAGTTTTCGACGGCATCCAGGCAGCGAGCCTCAAGGATCGTTCGCAGCTCTACAAGGATATCGCCGGCGGCCCGTTCTTCGGCTTCAACCGTCCGGGTGCCAAGGCTTCGCAGGGCATGATCGACAGCTTCTGGATGCAGGGCATGATGGGCGGCCACAAGAACACCTACGACAGCGTCGTCGCCTTCTCGCAGACCGATTTTACCGAGGATCTGAAGAAGTTCGACGTGCCGACGCTGATCGTGCATGGAGACGACGACCAGATCGTGCCGATCGATGCCGCCGGGCGTACTTCCAAGACGCTCATCCCGCACGCGATCCTCAAGGTTTATCCCGGTGCGCCGCATGGCCTGACGGATACCCACAAGGATCAGCTGAACGCTGATCTTCTCGAATTCGCCCGTTCGTAACCCCTGTCGCGGGCGGCGCCATCGATCCCGGCGCCGCCCTGCCTTACACCGAAACCGGAGGATGTTCAGATGACCCGCATGACCGAAACCAAGCCCTACAGCTTCGAACATGGTGCATTCGACATAACCGTCTTCAGCGATGGTTTCATCATGCTGCCGGACCAGATCATTCTGCCGGATACGCCGGCGGAGGATCGCCCCGCCATCCTCGGCCGTATCGGCGGCGATGCGACGGCCGCTCCTTTCCAGGTCAACATTCCGCTGATCCGGTCCGGCAAGGATTTGATCCTCGTCGACAACGGATCGGGCACGCGCTTTCAGGATACCGCGGGCCGCCTCGTAGGAAATCTGAAGGCCGCCGGCATCGACCCTGAAGCGATCACCAAGGTGATCTTCACCCATGTTCATCCCGATCACTCCGGCGCCACGGTCAATTCCGACGGAACGCTGCTCTATCCGAATGCCGACTACTATGTCAGCGAAGCGGAATGGGCCTTCTGGACGGACAAGGATTTCGAGATCCACATGCCCGAAGCGCTTCACGGCTTTGCCCGTGGCGCCCAGCGTGATCTGAACGCCGTCAGGGATCGCCTGACGCTGGTAAAGCCCGGCGACGAGATCGTCTCCGGCATGCAGGCGGTCAGCACGCGCGGGCATACGCCCGGCCATATCTCGCTCGAGCTTCGCGGCCGCGACAATCTGCTGATCACCGGCGATGCGGCAACCAGCAATGTCGTCTTCTTCGAGCACCCGGACTGGCACTTCGGCTTCGACACCGAGCCGGAGATCGCGCTCGCAAACCGCAAGATGGTGCTCGACCGCGCCGCCGGCGAGAAGCTCAAGCTGCTCGGCTACCACTGGGCCTATCCCGGTGTCGGCTATGCCGAGCGGCAGGGCACCGCATATCGATTTTCGGCTGCGGATTGATCGCGGGAGGGGAGTGGGCGGCCTTGATACAAAGGCTGCGTTTACTCCCCATTCACCATGTTCGCCGGATTTCCCCACTTTCCTCAGTGCTGTTGGCAAACAAATTATTGACGCTGATTTTGACTCGCGTACTATATCTAGTGTTCGAGGTTCTCGCGATTCGTAGGGATCGTGGGCTAAGACGGGAATTCGGTGAGACCCGCTGCAAGGCGGGACAATGCCGGAGCTGCCCCCGCAACTGTAAGCGGCGAGCATCTGTCCCATTTCGGGTCACTGGGTCATGAAGACCCGGGAAGGCCGGGATGAATGTGATGATCCGCAAGCCAGGAGACCTGCCTTGAGCGAAAAACGTCCACGGGCGGGGTGTCCGGCTGGCGAGCGATGAGGTGAGCGCATGATGCGGCTCTTCGCTTCCTCCGGTGTGTCCTGCATGAGCCACTTCGGGGTGAAGTCTTATGTCTTTGAGTTTCAGATCATACCGGCGCGAATGACGGGCTGCTGACGCCCGGCAATCGGCAACGGCTGCCTTCCATTTCGATCTTCCCAAGCGCGGACATCGGCGGATGTCCGAGCGATATCCCATGCCTTCCAGTCACGAGGTTTTCACAATGAGCATCACCGTCTACAGCAAGCCCGCCTGCGTCCAATGCACCGCGACCACCCGCGCCCTCGACCGCCAGGGCATCGACTACACGATCATCGACGTTTCCACCGATAGCGCTGCCTACGAGCTGGTACAGGGTCTTGGCTACCGCCAGGTGCCCGTCGTCATCGCCGGCGAGCAGCATTGGGCGGGCTTCCGCCCTGACATGATCAGCGCGCTCGCCTGATCGGCTGCCGCGATGGGCGAGATCGTCTATTTTTCCAGCCGGTCGGAGAACACCCATCGTTTCGTCGAGAAGCTCGGCCTTCCCGCGCAGCGCATCCCCATTACCGGCGAGACCCTGCAGGCAGGGTCGCCCTATGTGCTTGTCGTCCCGACCTATAGCGGCGAGGGCGGCAAGGGGGCCGTTCCCAAACAGGTGATCCGTTTCTTGAACGATGCGGCAAACCGTTCGAACCTTCGCGGCGTGATCGCTGCGGGCAACAGCAACTTCGGCGAGACCTACGGGCTCGCCGGCGACATCATCTCGCGCAAATGCCAGGTGCCGTACCTCTACAGGTTCGAGCTTCTCGGCACGGCCGACGACGTCGCCAATGTCAAACACGGATTGGAACGATTTTGGACACGGCAGTTCTCGAGCGCCCCTTGAAGGCGCAGGCCGCTGATGCCGCGTTGGATTATCACGCGCTGAACGCGATGCTGAACCTCTATGACGGCGAGGGGAAGATCCAGCTGGACAAGGACCGGCAGGCGGCCAAGCAATATTTCCTGCAGCACGTCAACCAGAACACCGTCTTCTTCCATAACCTCCGGGAGAAGCTCGATTATCTGGTGACCGAGGGCTATTACGAGCAGGAGGTGCTTGACCAGTATTCGTTCAATTTCGTCCGCGATCTCTTCGATCACGCCTATGCCAAGAAATTCCGGTTTCCGACCTTCCTCGGCGCCTTCAAATACTACACCAGCTACACGCTGAAGACCTTCGACGGGAAGCGCTATCTGGAGCGCTACGAAGACCGTATCTGCATGGTGGCGCTGGCGCTGGCGCGCGGCAACGAGGCGCTCGCCCGCGATATGGTCGACGAGATCATTTCCGGGCGCTTCCAGCCGGCGACGCCGACCTTCCTCAATGCCGGCAAGAAGCAGCGCGGCGAGCTCGTCTCCTGCTTCCTGATGCGGGTCGAGGACAATATGGAATCGATCGGCCGCTCGATCAATTCGGCGCTGCAGCTTTCCAAGCGCGGCGGCGGCGTGGCGCTGTCGCTGACCAACATCCGCGAGGCCGGTGCGCCGATCAAGCATATCGAGAACCAGTCGTCGGGCATCATTCCGGTGATGAAGCTCCTGGAAGACGCATTCTCGTACGCCAACCAGCTCGGCGCGCGGCAGGGGGCCGGTGCGGTCTATCTGAATGCGCATCACCCCGATATCATGCGCTTCCTCGATACCAAGCGCGAAAATGCCGACGAGAAGATCCGCATCAAGACGCTGTCGCTCGGCGTCGTCATCCCCGACATCACCTTCGAGCTCGCCAAGAACAACGAGGACATGTACCTGTTCTCGCCCTATGACGTGGAACGCGTCTACGGCGTGCCCTTCACCGAGATCTCGGTCAGCGAAAAGTATCGCGAGATGGTGGCCGACAGCCGCATCCGCAAGAAGAAGATCAAGGCACGCGACTTCTTCCAGGTGATCGCCGAAATCCAGTTCGAGAGCGGCTATCCCTACATCATGTTCGAGGACACGGTGAACAAGGCGAACCCGATCGCCGGGCGCATCACCATGAGCAATCTCTGCTCGGAGATCCTGCAGGTCAGCGAGGCCAGCGAATATAACGACGACCTGTCCTACAAGCATATGGGCAAGGACATCTCCTGCAATCTCGGCTCTCTGAATATCGCGGCAGCGATGGATTCGGCCGATTTCGGCAAGACGATCGAGACGTCGATCCGGGCGCTGACGGCGGTTTCCGACATGAGCCATATCTCCTCGGTCCCGTCGATCGAGAAGGGCAATGACGAAAGCCACGCCATCGGTCTCGGACAGATGAACCTGCATGGCTATCTCGCCCGCGAGCGGATCCACTACGGCTCCGAAGCGGGCGTCGATTTCACCAACATGTATTTCTACACGGTGACCTATCACGCCATTCGTGCGTCGAACCGGCTGGCGGTCGAGCGTGGCCAGAGCTTCAAGGGTTTCGAGAATTCGAAATATGCGTCCGGCGAATATTTCGACAAATACACCGAGCAGGAATGGAAACCGGCTACACAGACGGTTGCCGACCTGTTCACAAATGCCGGTATCGAAATCCCCACGCAGGAAGACTGGCTGGCGCTGAAGGAAGCGGTCATGTCTGGTGGTCTCTATAACCAGAACCTGCAGGCCGTGCCGCCGACGGGGTCGATCTCTTACATCAACCACTCGACCTCCTCGATCCACCCGATCGTCTCGAAGATCGAGATCCGCAAGGAAGGCAAGATCGGCCGCGTCTATTACCCGGCCGCCTTCATGACCAACGACAATCTCGACTACTACCAGGATGCCTACGAGATCGGGCCGGAGAAGATCATCGACACCTATGCGGCGGCTACCCAGCACGTCGACCAGGGCCTGTCGCTGACGCTGTTCTTCCGGGATACCGCGACGACCCGCGACATCAACAAGGCGCAGATCTACGCCTGGAAGAAGGGCATCAAGACCATCTACTACATCCGCCTTCGCCAGATGGCGCTGGAGGGCACGCAGGTGGAGGGGTGTGTGTCGTGCACGCTGTGATCCCTCAGCTTTAATGTTCTGAGCAAGCGGCCCCCTCACCCTAGCCCTCTCCCCGGGGGAGAGGGGGATGTTGAGCGAGACGCCGCCGCGGTATCCCTTCTCCCCTCGGGGAGAAGGTGCCGGCAGGCGGATGAGGGGGCTACAGATGAATTCCTTCCAAAGGGCACACTATGAACATCGCCGTAAAACCAATCAGCCGCATCCGCGCCATCAACTGGAACCGCATCGAGGACGACAAGGATCTCGAGGTCTGGAACCGCCTCACCGGCAACTTCTGGCTTCCGGAAAAAGTGCCGCTATCGAACGACATCCCCTCCTGGGCGACGCTGAAGCCCGAGGAGCAGCAGCTGACCATCCGCGTCTTCACCGGGCTGACGCTGCTCGACACGATCCAGAACGGCGTCGGCTCGGTGAAGCTGATGGCCGATGCCGCGACCCAGCATGAGGAGGCGGTGCTCTCCAACATCTCCTTCATGGAAGCGGTCCATGCGCGCTCCTATTCGTCGATCTTCTCGACGCTCTGCCTGACGCCGGATGTCGACGATGCCTATCGCTGGTCGGAGGAGAACGAATTCCTGCAGCGGAAGTCGGCGCTGATCATGGAGCAATATGCTTCGGGCGATCCGTTGAAGAAAAAGGTCGCGAGCGTATTCCTCGAAAGCTTCCTGTTCTATTCCGGCTTCTATCTGCCGATGTACTGGTCGAGCCGCGCCAAGCTGACGAACACCGCCGACATGATCCGGTTGATCATTCGCGACGAAGCGGTGCATGGCTACTATATCGGCTACAAATTCCAGCGCGCCGTCGAACGCCTGCCGGAGGCAAGCCGCCAGGAAATCAAGGACTTTGCCTTCGATCTGCTGCTGGAGCTCTACGACAACGAGGCGAAATACACCGAGGCGCTCTATGACAGCGTCGGGCTGACCGAAGACGTCAAGAAGTTCCTGCATTACAACGCCAACAAGGCGCTGATGAACCTCGGCTATGAAGCGCTCTTTCCGCCGGAAGCCTGCAAGGTCAATCCGGCGATCCTATCGGCGCTCTCGCCGAATGCCGACGAGAACCACGACTTCTTCTCCGGCTCCGGCTCGTCCTACGTCATCGGTAAGGCGGTGGCTACGGAAGATGAGGACTGGGACTTCTGAGGAGCCTCAGTTCAGCGATGCAAGGTCGGCGCTATGGCTGCCGACCTCGACCGTTGCCGTCAGTCCGGCGATCAGCTTGATGTCATCCGGCACCTTGTCGAGATTGATGCGGACGGGAACGCGCTGCGCCAGGCGCACCCAGCTGAAGGTCGGGTTGATATTGGCAAGCAGGCCGGTACCTGACGTGCGCTCGCGATCCTCGATGCCGGTGGCGATGCTGTCGACATGGCCTTCCAGCGTCTGGCGATGGCCCATCAGATGGATGGTGACGTTGTCGCCGACATGGATGCGCGGCAGCTTGGTTTCCTCGA encodes the following:
- a CDS encoding ATP-binding protein: MHEEVKEPAQQRSPLFTHVIAWVTHRTLSTQFLIASGLVILIATLSAGYLTTRLVSDKALNSKAGTTALLVQSLTEAEVQALALSKVLPAASITLLDSLFDGPDFKARFPHIEIWAPDGTVAYSRTKQMIGHRFSFPEGLKRALKGDIVAVYADLHADEHTFRNIDTQYLEIYSPLHDQASGRIIGVAEIHEDPSGFAGEVARLRIVTWTTVALFSFVVMLGLFLIVRRGSRTIETQRHALSHRAEEAELASKELMELRDTARRASMELANMNETFIRRIGADLHDGPVQLMTLAILQLDELRDLTRKDERDRALDATNKALGEALIETRAVTKSLLLPEILHLWAKDVVAEAIKQHEARTRTKVAFTSSGTNADLPPALKTCIYRFVQEGLNNAYRHAGANGQRVRCRIDMPVISISVEDDGLPPGTLPLAAREGGMGLYGLRQRIESFGGSLTIGKRPDGGMVLAMTLELQQADAAAH
- a CDS encoding response regulator transcription factor, producing MSISVAFVDDHPILLDGLVNLYSAKDDLRVTARGENAIDALKIVEEHRPDVLVTDLSMPGDTLAALELIQKNYEGTKVVVFTATANIDTAIQVLNLGVCGYVLKGSTARDLYEAIKTVHDGSTFITPGFATKVILSMKTAEIRRKAQMQKRLSAREEQIVNYLLQGKTNREIASMLDISEKTVKHYMTLLMQKLDARNRVEVVLAAQKLQAPVETSAPSSMLLS
- a CDS encoding helix-turn-helix domain-containing protein is translated as MTKAALDAPVDIGIVIYPGALMSAIYGLTDMFQVAGMQAAEHSETAPQVRVSHWHLQEDGSVRKMFESQPGTGEKLMALILPPTLNDLPVGRRMGGLPGWIRARHAEGTTICSVCGGAYLLAETGLASGRTITTHWSHQELIASRYGDVGVNTDKLIIDEGDIMTAGGMMAWINLGLKLVDRLMGSSVMLATARFMLVDPGAREQSYYATFSPKLDHGDTVILKIQHWLHGTNVKGLTLLAMAERAGLGERTFLRRFQKATGINPTEYCQRLRIAKSRELLERSHMTIEQVAWQSGYEDPKTYRKVFRKILGLSPAEYRIRFSLGRGQPAALPA
- a CDS encoding alpha/beta hydrolase, with product MAQATAATAMISRRNMLAGAFGAAATATALSTIATPAKAETKANQSNEGTRTMGSRIITRDGVEIYYKDWGKGQTVILSHGWPLSADSWEAQAFHLANNGFRVITHDRRGHGRSSQPWDGNDMDHYADDLSDLIGQLDLKEIILIGFSTGGGEISRYIGRHGTGRVAKAGLISAVPPLMVKTDKNPGGLPKEVFDGIQAASLKDRSQLYKDIAGGPFFGFNRPGAKASQGMIDSFWMQGMMGGHKNTYDSVVAFSQTDFTEDLKKFDVPTLIVHGDDDQIVPIDAAGRTSKTLIPHAILKVYPGAPHGLTDTHKDQLNADLLEFARS
- a CDS encoding MBL fold metallo-hydrolase: MTRMTETKPYSFEHGAFDITVFSDGFIMLPDQIILPDTPAEDRPAILGRIGGDATAAPFQVNIPLIRSGKDLILVDNGSGTRFQDTAGRLVGNLKAAGIDPEAITKVIFTHVHPDHSGATVNSDGTLLYPNADYYVSEAEWAFWTDKDFEIHMPEALHGFARGAQRDLNAVRDRLTLVKPGDEIVSGMQAVSTRGHTPGHISLELRGRDNLLITGDAATSNVVFFEHPDWHFGFDTEPEIALANRKMVLDRAAGEKLKLLGYHWAYPGVGYAERQGTAYRFSAAD
- the nrdH gene encoding glutaredoxin-like protein NrdH, with protein sequence MSITVYSKPACVQCTATTRALDRQGIDYTIIDVSTDSAAYELVQGLGYRQVPVVIAGEQHWAGFRPDMISALA
- the nrdI gene encoding class Ib ribonucleoside-diphosphate reductase assembly flavoprotein NrdI, coding for MGEIVYFSSRSENTHRFVEKLGLPAQRIPITGETLQAGSPYVLVVPTYSGEGGKGAVPKQVIRFLNDAANRSNLRGVIAAGNSNFGETYGLAGDIISRKCQVPYLYRFELLGTADDVANVKHGLERFWTRQFSSAP